A single region of the Labrus bergylta chromosome 10, fLabBer1.1, whole genome shotgun sequence genome encodes:
- the LOC109997367 gene encoding cold-inducible RNA-binding protein A — MEDEGKIFIGGLSFETTEDGVAEAFCKYGTIEKVDVIRDKETGRSRGFGFVKYDNVEDAKDAMEAMNGKQLDGRCIRVDAAGKSARRGGGGAGGCPRGGRFSHSRGRGGQERSYERSYEDRGDRGYSGGGDRSYGGGGGGGSGGYRSGGRGGRGGSSYGGGGGYRDNRGQGNYREGYDGYE, encoded by the coding sequence ATGGAGGACGAAGGAAAAATATTCATCGGAGGGCTCAGCTTCGAAACTACCGAGGACGGGGTGGCCGAGGCCTTCTGCAAATACGGAACCATCGAAAAAGTGGACGTGATCAGGGACAAAGAGACCGGAAGATCTCGCGGTTTCGGTTTTGTGAAATACGACAACGTCGAAGATGCTAAAGACGCCATGGAAGCGATGAACGGCAAGCAGCTCGATGGCCGGTGTATTCGTGTGGATGCAGCTGGAAAGAGTGCGCGGAGAGGCGGCGGAGGAGCAGGAGGATGCCCACGTGGTGGAAGATTCAGCCATAGTCgggggagaggaggacaggagagaaGCTATGAGCGGAGTTATGAAGACAGGGGAGACAGAGGCTACTCAGGAGGTGGAGATAGGAGTTATGGtggtggcggcggcggcggcagcggCGGGTACAGGAGTGGAGGACGAGGTGGACGAGGAGGATCATCCTacggtggaggaggaggatacagAGATAACAGGGGTCAAGGAAATTACCGCGAGGGATATGATGGCTATGAGTAA